In Streptomyces sp. NBC_00414, a single window of DNA contains:
- a CDS encoding Rossmann-like and DUF2520 domain-containing protein encodes MSTFPQPDPKDRPARLTVGVVGAGRVGPALAASLQLAGHRPVAVSGVSDASRRRAAQLLPDVPLVTPEQVLERADLVLLTVPDDALPGLVEGLVDTGSVRPGQLIAHTSGRYGARILDPALRAGALPLALHPAMTFSGTPVDVQRLAGCSFGITAPEELRLAAEALVIEMGGEPEWIAEEARPLYHAALALGANHLVTLVAESMDLLRAAGVDAPDRMLGPLLGAALDNALRSGDAALTGPVARGDAGTVAVHITELRKHAPQTVAGYLAMARATADRALAHGLLKPELAEDLLGVLADGPDGPDVSFGPGGPGGPGGPGGPDGTGGTDGPEGDAR; translated from the coding sequence GTGAGTACATTCCCCCAGCCAGACCCCAAGGACCGCCCCGCGCGGCTCACCGTCGGTGTCGTCGGCGCCGGCCGCGTGGGCCCAGCCCTGGCGGCGTCGCTCCAGCTCGCCGGGCACCGCCCGGTGGCCGTGTCCGGGGTCTCCGACGCCTCCCGGCGCCGCGCCGCGCAGCTGCTGCCCGACGTGCCGCTGGTGACACCCGAGCAGGTCCTGGAGCGGGCCGACCTGGTGCTGCTGACGGTCCCCGACGACGCCCTGCCGGGCCTGGTCGAGGGGCTCGTCGACACCGGCTCCGTCCGGCCGGGCCAGCTCATCGCGCACACCTCGGGGCGGTACGGGGCGAGGATCCTCGACCCCGCTCTGCGCGCCGGGGCACTGCCTCTCGCCCTGCACCCCGCTATGACGTTCAGCGGCACCCCCGTGGACGTACAGCGGCTCGCCGGATGCTCCTTCGGGATCACCGCCCCCGAGGAGCTGCGGCTGGCCGCCGAGGCCCTGGTCATCGAGATGGGCGGCGAGCCCGAGTGGATCGCCGAGGAGGCCCGGCCGCTCTACCACGCGGCCCTCGCGCTCGGCGCCAACCACCTGGTGACCCTGGTCGCCGAGTCCATGGACCTGCTGCGCGCGGCCGGCGTCGACGCCCCGGACCGGATGCTGGGCCCGCTGCTCGGCGCCGCACTGGACAACGCCCTCAGGTCGGGCGACGCGGCCCTCACCGGACCGGTGGCGCGCGGCGACGCGGGCACGGTCGCCGTGCACATCACCGAGTTGCGCAAGCACGCCCCGCAGACCGTCGCCGGCTATCTCGCGATGGCCCGCGCGACCGCAGACCGCGCGCTCGCCCACGGCCTGCTCAAGCCGGAACTCGCCGAGGACCTCCTGGGCGTGCTCGCCGACGGGCCCGACGGACCGGACGTCTCCTTCGGCCCCGGCGGCCCCGGCGGCCCCGGCGGCCCCGGCGGCCCCGACGGGACCGGCGGGACCGACGGCCCCGAAGGAGACGCCCGATGA
- the panC gene encoding pantoate--beta-alanine ligase — translation MTTALLSTADELHARVRTGRRAVVMTMGALHEGHATLIRTAREIAGGAGEVVVTVFVNPLQFGAGEDLDRYPRTLDADIKIAEQAGADVVFAPSVDEVYPGGEPQVRISAGPMGERLEGATRPGHFDGMLTVVAKMLHLTGPDVALFGQKDAQQLALIRRMVRDLNFGMEIVGVPTVREADGLALSSRNRFLSAVERRTALALSQALFAGSDRHAAQEALCARAREVPATHARADALSAIGESRAAADTHAVAKAAPGGPAAVRAAARLVLDDAARLSPPLALDYLALVDPSDFTEIPDGHTGEAVLAVAARVGTTRLIDNIPLTFGAAS, via the coding sequence ATGACCACCGCCCTGCTGAGCACCGCCGACGAACTGCACGCGCGCGTACGCACCGGGCGCCGCGCCGTCGTCATGACGATGGGCGCCCTGCACGAGGGCCACGCGACCCTGATCCGTACCGCCCGGGAGATCGCGGGCGGCGCCGGCGAGGTCGTCGTCACCGTCTTCGTGAACCCTCTCCAGTTCGGCGCGGGCGAGGACCTCGACCGTTACCCGCGCACCCTGGACGCCGACATCAAGATCGCCGAACAGGCGGGCGCGGACGTCGTGTTCGCCCCTTCCGTGGACGAGGTCTACCCGGGCGGCGAACCCCAGGTGCGCATCAGCGCGGGACCCATGGGGGAGCGGCTCGAAGGCGCGACGCGGCCCGGGCACTTCGACGGCATGCTCACCGTCGTCGCCAAGATGCTGCACCTCACCGGGCCCGACGTGGCGCTGTTCGGGCAGAAGGACGCCCAGCAGCTCGCCCTGATCCGCCGCATGGTGCGCGACCTGAACTTCGGCATGGAGATCGTCGGAGTCCCGACGGTGCGCGAGGCCGACGGGCTCGCCCTGTCCAGCCGCAACCGCTTCCTCTCGGCCGTGGAGCGCCGCACCGCGCTCGCCCTCTCCCAGGCCCTGTTCGCGGGCAGCGACCGGCACGCCGCCCAGGAGGCCCTGTGCGCGCGGGCCCGCGAAGTGCCCGCCACGCACGCGCGCGCCGACGCCCTCAGCGCCATCGGCGAGTCCCGCGCCGCCGCCGACACGCACGCCGTCGCCAAGGCGGCCCCCGGGGGCCCCGCCGCGGTCCGTGCCGCCGCCCGGCTGGTCCTCGACGACGCGGCCCGCCTCAGCCCCCCGCTCGCCCTGGACTACCTGGCACTGGTCGATCCGTCCGACTTCACCGAGATCCCGGACGGCCACACCGGCGAGGCGGTCCTCGCCGTCGCCGCCCGGGTCGGGACGACCCGGCTGATCGACAACATTCCTCTGACCTTCGGAGCCGCCTCGTGA
- a CDS encoding L-aspartate oxidase produces the protein MTSTGIRLHAPAPGWSLDADVVVVGSGVAGLTTALRCDAAGLRTVVVTKARLDDGSTRWAQGGIAAALGEGDTPEQHLDDTLVAGAGLCDEEAVRILVTEGPDAVRRLIETGAHFDESEAGDLELTREGGHHRRRIAHAGGDATGAEISRALVEAVRARGLRTVENALVLDLLTDASGHTAGVTLHVMGEGQHDGVGAVHAPAVVLATGGMGQVFSATTNPSVSTGDGVALALRAGAEVSDLEFVQFHPTVLFLGPDAEGQQPLVSEAVRGEGAHLVDEHGERFMLGQHELAELAPRDIVAKGITRRMQEQGAEHMYLDARHFGAHMWEHRFPTILAACRAHGIDPVTEPIPVAPAAHYASGGVRTDSRGRTTVPGLYACGEVACTGVHGANRLASNSLLEGLVYAERIAADIADRHDDDRRDENGRDENPHGEDRHDGNRPHARVEAPLARPEKPDHPLLAAEARFAIQRIMTDGAGVLRSAISLETAADRLQRLHTDARDALDENGKTAEPGVDTWEATNLLCVARVLVAAARLREETRGCHWREDRAERDDDWRRHIVVRLNPDRTLAVHTTDTPDFPPTLPRDRDSVRTGGTPTPSPQEQ, from the coding sequence GTGACCAGCACAGGCATACGTCTGCACGCGCCCGCACCCGGCTGGTCCCTCGACGCCGACGTCGTGGTCGTCGGCTCCGGAGTCGCCGGACTCACCACCGCCCTGCGCTGCGACGCCGCCGGACTGAGGACGGTCGTCGTCACGAAGGCCCGCCTCGACGACGGCTCCACCCGCTGGGCCCAGGGCGGGATAGCCGCGGCCCTGGGAGAGGGCGACACCCCGGAGCAGCACCTCGACGACACCCTGGTGGCGGGCGCCGGCCTGTGCGACGAGGAAGCAGTCCGCATCCTCGTCACCGAGGGCCCCGACGCCGTACGCCGCCTCATCGAGACCGGCGCCCACTTCGACGAGTCCGAAGCGGGCGACCTGGAGCTGACCCGCGAGGGCGGCCACCACCGCCGCCGCATCGCCCACGCGGGCGGCGACGCCACCGGCGCCGAGATCTCCCGCGCCCTCGTCGAGGCGGTCCGCGCGCGCGGCCTGCGCACGGTCGAGAACGCGCTCGTCCTGGACCTCCTCACGGACGCCAGCGGACACACGGCCGGTGTGACCCTGCACGTCATGGGAGAGGGCCAGCACGACGGCGTGGGAGCCGTCCACGCGCCCGCCGTGGTCCTCGCGACCGGCGGCATGGGCCAGGTCTTCTCCGCGACCACCAACCCGTCGGTGTCCACCGGCGACGGCGTGGCGCTGGCCCTGCGGGCGGGCGCCGAGGTGTCCGACCTCGAATTCGTGCAGTTCCACCCCACCGTGCTGTTCCTCGGCCCGGACGCGGAGGGCCAGCAGCCGCTGGTGTCCGAGGCGGTACGCGGTGAGGGCGCCCACCTCGTCGACGAGCACGGCGAGCGCTTCATGCTGGGGCAGCACGAGCTGGCCGAACTGGCGCCCCGGGACATCGTCGCCAAGGGCATCACGCGGCGCATGCAGGAGCAGGGCGCCGAGCACATGTACCTGGACGCCCGGCACTTCGGGGCGCACATGTGGGAGCACCGCTTCCCGACGATCCTGGCCGCCTGCCGCGCCCACGGCATCGACCCGGTGACCGAGCCGATCCCGGTCGCCCCGGCCGCGCACTACGCCTCCGGAGGCGTCCGCACCGACTCCCGGGGCCGCACGACCGTCCCCGGCCTGTACGCGTGCGGCGAGGTCGCCTGCACCGGCGTCCACGGCGCCAACCGGCTCGCCTCCAACTCCCTCCTGGAGGGACTCGTCTACGCCGAGCGCATCGCGGCGGACATCGCGGACCGCCACGACGACGACCGTCGCGACGAGAACGGCCGCGACGAGAACCCTCACGGGGAGGACCGTCACGACGGGAACCGCCCCCACGCGCGTGTGGAGGCGCCCCTCGCCCGGCCGGAGAAGCCCGACCACCCGCTGCTCGCCGCCGAGGCCCGGTTCGCGATCCAGCGGATCATGACGGACGGCGCCGGCGTGCTGCGCTCGGCGATCTCCCTGGAGACCGCCGCCGACCGCCTCCAGCGGCTGCACACCGACGCCCGCGACGCCCTCGACGAGAACGGCAAGACGGCCGAGCCGGGCGTGGACACCTGGGAGGCGACCAACCTCCTGTGCGTGGCCCGCGTCCTCGTGGCCGCCGCCCGCCTCCGGGAGGAGACCCGAGGCTGCCACTGGCGCGAGGACCGGGCCGAACGGGACGACGACTGGCGGCGCCACATCGTCGTACGGCTCAATCCCGACCGGACGCTCGCGGTACACACCACCGACACCCCAGACTTCCCCCCGACACTCCCTCGGGACCGCGACTCCGTTCGCACCGGGGGGACCCCCACGCCCAGCCCCCAGGAGCAGTGA
- the nadC gene encoding carboxylating nicotinate-nucleotide diphosphorylase — protein sequence MSTPDLPLLDGGGCGDGCGCGEYSAEDAEYAECGLDPALAQLLADAGLDPVEVEDIAHLAIEEDLDHGVDVTTVATIPEEAVSTADFTAREAGVVAGLRIAEAVVSVVCTDEFEVERHVEDGDRVEAGQRLLSVTTRTRDLLTAERSALNLLCRLSGIATATRAWADALEGTGARVRDTRKTTPGLRSLEKFAVRTGGGVNHRMSLSDAALVKDNHVIAAGGVAQAFKAVRETFPDVPIEVEVDTLDQLREVLEAGADLILLDNFTPAECEKAAALVGGRALLEASGRLTLDTAATYARTGVDFLAVGALTHSAPILDIGLDLRDAAEASTSEAE from the coding sequence GTGAGCACCCCGGACCTTCCCCTCCTCGACGGCGGTGGCTGCGGCGACGGCTGCGGCTGCGGCGAGTACAGCGCCGAAGACGCCGAGTACGCCGAGTGCGGGCTCGACCCCGCCCTCGCACAGCTTCTCGCCGACGCCGGGCTCGACCCCGTCGAGGTCGAGGACATCGCGCACCTGGCCATCGAGGAGGACCTCGACCACGGCGTGGACGTGACGACGGTCGCGACCATCCCCGAGGAGGCCGTCTCCACCGCCGACTTCACCGCCCGCGAGGCCGGCGTCGTCGCGGGCCTGCGGATCGCCGAGGCGGTCGTCTCCGTGGTCTGCACCGACGAGTTCGAGGTCGAGCGGCACGTCGAGGACGGCGACCGCGTCGAGGCCGGTCAGCGGCTCCTGAGCGTCACGACCCGCACCCGGGACCTGCTGACGGCCGAGCGCAGCGCGCTGAACCTCCTGTGCCGCCTCTCCGGCATCGCGACGGCCACGCGCGCGTGGGCGGACGCCCTGGAGGGCACCGGCGCGCGCGTACGGGACACCCGCAAGACGACACCCGGGCTGCGCTCCCTGGAGAAGTTCGCGGTCCGCACCGGCGGCGGTGTCAACCACCGCATGTCCCTCTCGGACGCGGCTCTCGTCAAGGACAACCACGTGATCGCCGCGGGCGGTGTCGCCCAGGCCTTCAAGGCCGTCCGGGAGACCTTCCCCGACGTGCCGATCGAGGTCGAGGTCGACACCCTGGACCAGCTGCGCGAGGTCCTGGAGGCGGGCGCCGACCTGATCCTCCTGGACAACTTCACGCCCGCCGAGTGCGAGAAGGCGGCGGCCCTGGTGGGCGGCCGCGCACTCCTGGAGGCCTCGGGCCGGCTCACCCTGGACACCGCGGCGACGTACGCGAGGACGGGCGTCGACTTCCTCGCGGTGGGCGCCCTCACGCACTCCGCGCCCATCCTGGACATCGGCCTCGACCTGCGCGACGCCGCCGAAGCGTCCACGAGCGAGGCTGAGTAG
- a CDS encoding type III pantothenate kinase, whose product MLLTIDVGNTHTVLGLFDGEDIVEHWRISTDARRTADELAVLLQGLMGMHPLLGDELGDGIDGIAICSTVPSVLHELREVTRRYYGDVPAVLVEPGIKTGVPILMDNPKEVGADRIINAVAAVELYGGPAIVVDFGTATTFDAVSARGEYAGGVIAPGIEISVEALGVKGAQLRKIEIARPRTVIGKNTVEAMQSGIIYGFAGQVDGVVNRMARELAEDPDDVTVIATGGLAPMVLGEASVIDEHEPWLTLIGLRLVYERNVSRT is encoded by the coding sequence ATGCTGCTCACGATCGACGTCGGCAACACGCACACCGTCCTCGGGCTCTTCGACGGCGAGGACATCGTCGAGCACTGGCGCATCTCCACCGACGCGCGCCGCACCGCGGACGAACTGGCCGTGCTCCTGCAGGGCCTGATGGGCATGCACCCGCTCCTCGGTGACGAGCTGGGCGACGGCATCGACGGCATCGCGATCTGCTCGACCGTCCCCTCGGTCCTGCACGAGCTGCGCGAGGTGACCCGCCGCTACTACGGCGACGTACCCGCCGTCCTCGTCGAACCGGGTATCAAGACGGGCGTCCCGATCCTGATGGACAACCCCAAGGAGGTCGGCGCCGACCGCATCATCAACGCGGTCGCGGCCGTCGAGCTCTACGGCGGACCGGCCATCGTCGTCGACTTCGGCACGGCGACGACCTTCGACGCGGTCTCCGCGCGCGGGGAGTACGCCGGCGGTGTCATCGCGCCCGGCATCGAGATCTCCGTCGAGGCGCTCGGCGTCAAGGGCGCCCAGCTCCGCAAGATCGAGATCGCCCGGCCCCGCACGGTCATCGGCAAGAACACCGTCGAGGCCATGCAGTCCGGCATCATCTACGGCTTCGCCGGCCAGGTCGACGGGGTCGTCAACCGCATGGCCCGCGAACTCGCCGAGGACCCGGACGACGTCACGGTCATCGCGACGGGTGGGCTGGCGCCGATGGTGCTCGGCGAGGCGTCGGTGATCGACGAGCACGAGCCGTGGCTGACGCTCATCGGGCTGCGGCTGGTCTATGAACGCAACGTCTCCCGCACGTAG
- a CDS encoding BlaI/MecI/CopY family transcriptional regulator — protein MPRPLGELEDSVMTRVWKWNRPVTVREVLEDLQQERSIAYTTVMTVLDNLHQKGWVRREAEGRAYRYEAVSTRAAYSAALMNDAWTQSDNPTAALVAFFGMMSPEQREALRDAVRIVQGPETPPVQNTAGENPAAAEGATGG, from the coding sequence GTGCCTCGCCCATTGGGAGAACTCGAAGACTCGGTCATGACGCGGGTGTGGAAGTGGAACCGCCCGGTGACCGTACGAGAAGTCCTGGAAGACCTTCAGCAGGAGCGGTCCATCGCCTACACCACGGTGATGACCGTTTTGGACAATCTCCATCAGAAGGGCTGGGTGCGTCGTGAGGCGGAAGGCCGGGCCTATCGATATGAGGCGGTCTCCACCCGCGCCGCCTACTCGGCGGCACTCATGAACGACGCCTGGACCCAGAGCGACAACCCGACCGCCGCTCTCGTCGCCTTCTTCGGCATGATGTCCCCGGAACAGCGCGAAGCGCTGCGCGATGCCGTGCGTATCGTCCAAGGGCCGGAAACGCCCCCCGTACAGAACACGGCAGGCGAGAACCCCGCCGCCGCAGAGGGCGCGACCGGGGGATAG
- a CDS encoding amino-acid N-acetyltransferase gives MPAELPEVSTNALTVRRARTGDVPAVRALLDSYVRGRILLDKATVTLYEDIQEFWVAERGTGSSSEVVGCGALHVMWEDLAEVRTLAVNPVMKGAGVGHQLLGKLLETARWLGVRRVFCLTFEVDFFAKHGFVEIGETPVDTDVYAELLRSYDEGVAEFLGLERVKPNTLGNSRMLLHL, from the coding sequence ATGCCAGCAGAGCTACCCGAAGTCAGTACTAATGCCCTCACTGTCCGCCGGGCCAGGACCGGTGATGTACCGGCGGTTCGCGCCCTCCTCGACTCGTACGTCCGCGGCCGCATCCTGCTCGACAAAGCGACGGTCACGCTTTACGAGGACATCCAGGAGTTCTGGGTGGCGGAACGCGGCACCGGTTCGAGTTCGGAGGTCGTCGGCTGCGGCGCTCTCCACGTCATGTGGGAAGACCTCGCGGAAGTACGCACTCTCGCCGTGAACCCCGTGATGAAGGGTGCCGGTGTGGGCCATCAGTTGCTGGGGAAGTTGCTGGAGACCGCCCGCTGGCTCGGTGTTCGCCGCGTATTCTGCCTGACCTTCGAAGTCGACTTCTTCGCGAAGCACGGCTTCGTGGAGATCGGTGAGACGCCTGTTGACACCGATGTCTACGCCGAGCTGTTGCGTTCCTATGACGAGGGCGTGGCCGAGTTCCTGGGGCTCGAACGAGTGAAACCGAACACCTTGGGCAACAGCCGGATGCTTCTGCATCTGTGA
- a CDS encoding histone-like nucleoid-structuring protein Lsr2 gives MAQKVQVLLVDDLDGGEADETVTFALDGKTYEIDLTTANADKLRGLLEPYVKGGRRTGGRASGGRGKARAASGGSQDTAQIRAWAKENGYEVNDRGRVPASIREAYEKANG, from the coding sequence GTGGCACAGAAGGTTCAGGTCCTTCTTGTCGATGACCTCGACGGCGGCGAGGCGGACGAGACCGTGACGTTCGCGTTGGACGGCAAGACGTACGAGATCGATCTCACGACTGCCAATGCGGACAAGCTCCGTGGACTTCTTGAGCCGTACGTCAAGGGCGGTCGTCGTACCGGAGGCCGTGCCTCGGGTGGCCGTGGAAAGGCGCGCGCCGCTTCGGGTGGCAGCCAGGACACCGCGCAGATCCGTGCCTGGGCGAAGGAGAACGGTTACGAGGTCAATGACCGTGGCCGCGTTCCGGCGTCCATTCGCGAGGCCTACGAGAAGGCCAACGGCTGA
- a CDS encoding SCO3374 family protein translates to MVPTVPFPRRPPDAVRPDGTVRHWYENELGWATVPGTPVDLLTGLRFDVLEAPAEAGYAALRHLRPGSPVAVRADRMLLFVAAGSAEELPGLLDWLEWGSLTLDIGATGSGGRVEAPLPPGLARGTRGGPGEAEPGEEGPGGAGQAGHLRAAGSQGAAVWLRPPEPGCEVESSLPTLSALGGGGGGAPDLVRLVETMASECHRIRLRGRCAQPLAFS, encoded by the coding sequence ATGGTCCCCACGGTCCCCTTTCCCCGTCGTCCGCCCGATGCGGTCCGTCCGGACGGCACGGTCCGGCACTGGTACGAGAACGAACTGGGATGGGCGACCGTGCCCGGCACCCCGGTCGACCTGCTGACGGGATTGCGCTTCGACGTCCTGGAGGCGCCCGCGGAGGCGGGGTACGCGGCGCTGCGGCATCTGCGGCCGGGCTCTCCGGTGGCCGTGCGGGCGGACCGGATGCTGCTGTTCGTCGCCGCGGGGAGCGCGGAGGAGCTGCCGGGACTCCTCGACTGGCTGGAGTGGGGCTCTCTCACGCTGGACATCGGGGCGACCGGCTCGGGCGGGCGCGTCGAGGCGCCACTGCCGCCGGGCCTGGCCCGCGGTACGCGGGGCGGCCCCGGCGAGGCGGAACCGGGTGAGGAGGGTCCGGGTGGGGCGGGTCAGGCGGGTCACCTGCGTGCCGCCGGCTCGCAGGGGGCCGCCGTCTGGCTGCGGCCCCCTGAGCCTGGCTGCGAGGTCGAGTCGTCGCTGCCGACCCTGTCGGCTCTTGGCGGGGGCGGTGGGGGCGCCCCCGATCTCGTACGTCTCGTGGAGACGATGGCTTCGGAGTGCCATCGCATCCGGCTGCGCGGTCGCTGTGCTCAGCCGTTGGCCTTCTCGTAG
- a CDS encoding ATP-dependent Clp protease ATP-binding subunit, with the protein MFERFTDRARRVVVLAQEEARMLNHNYIGTEHILLGLIHEGEGVAAKALESLGISLEAVRQQVEEIIGQGQQAPSGHIPFTPRAKKVLELSLREALQLGHNYIGTEHILLGLIREGEGVAAQVLVKLGADLNRVRQQVIQLLSGYQGKETAGASGGPAEGTPSTSLVLDQFGRNLTQAARESKLDPVIGREKEIERVMQVLSRRTKNNPVLIGEPGVGKTAVVEGLAQAIVKGEVPETLKDKHLYTLDLGALVAGSRYRGDFEERLKKVLKEIRTRGDIILFIDELHTLVGAGAAEGAIDAASILKPMLARGELQTIGATTLDEYRKHLEKDAALERRFQPIQVAEPSLPHTIEILKGLRDRYEAHHRVSITDEALVQAATLADRYISDRFLPDKAIDLIDEAGSRMRIRRMTAPPDLREFDEKIAGVRRDKESAIDSQDFEKAASLRDKEKQLLAAKAKREKEWKAGDMDVVAEVDGELIAEVLATATGIPVFKLTEEESSRLLRMEDELHKRVIGQVDAVKALSKAIRRTRAGLKDPKRPGGSFIFAGPSGVGKTELSKALAEFLFGDEDALISLDMSEFSEKHTVSRLFGSPPGYVGYEEGGQLTEKVRRKPFSVVLFDEVEKAHPDIFNSLLQILEDGRLTDSQGRVVDFKNTVIIMTTNLGTRDISKGFNLGFAASGDKKTNYERMKNKVSDELKQHFRPEFLNRVDDVVVFPQLTQDDILTIVDLMIGKVDERLKDRDMGIELSQSAKELLSKKGYDPVLGARPLRRTIQREVEDTLSEKILFGELRPGHIVVVDTEGEGEAKTFTFRGEEKSALPDVPPIEQAAGGAGPNLSKEA; encoded by the coding sequence ATGTTCGAGAGGTTCACCGACCGCGCGCGGCGGGTTGTCGTCCTGGCTCAGGAAGAAGCCCGGATGCTCAACCACAACTACATCGGCACCGAGCACATCCTCCTGGGCCTGATCCACGAGGGTGAGGGTGTCGCCGCTAAGGCCCTGGAGAGCCTCGGGATTTCACTTGAGGCGGTCCGTCAGCAGGTGGAGGAGATCATCGGGCAGGGCCAGCAGGCTCCGTCCGGTCACATCCCCTTCACCCCTCGTGCCAAGAAGGTCCTGGAGCTCTCGCTCCGCGAGGCCCTTCAGCTGGGTCACAACTACATCGGCACGGAGCACATCCTGCTCGGCCTGATCCGTGAGGGCGAGGGCGTCGCCGCCCAGGTCCTGGTCAAGCTGGGTGCCGATCTCAACCGGGTGCGGCAGCAGGTCATCCAGCTGCTGTCCGGTTACCAGGGCAAGGAGACCGCCGGCGCCAGTGGCGGTCCTGCCGAGGGCACGCCCTCGACGTCCCTGGTCCTCGACCAGTTCGGCCGGAACCTCACCCAGGCCGCTCGTGAATCCAAGCTCGACCCGGTCATCGGGCGCGAGAAGGAGATCGAGCGGGTCATGCAGGTGCTGTCCCGCCGTACGAAGAACAACCCGGTGCTCATCGGTGAGCCCGGCGTCGGCAAGACCGCCGTCGTCGAAGGTCTCGCCCAGGCCATCGTCAAGGGCGAGGTGCCCGAGACCCTCAAGGACAAGCACCTCTACACGCTGGACCTCGGCGCGCTGGTCGCCGGCTCCCGCTACCGCGGTGACTTCGAGGAGCGCCTGAAGAAGGTCCTCAAGGAGATCCGCACCCGCGGCGACATCATCCTGTTCATCGACGAGCTGCACACGCTGGTCGGTGCGGGTGCCGCCGAGGGCGCGATCGACGCCGCGAGCATCCTGAAGCCGATGCTGGCCCGTGGTGAGCTGCAGACCATCGGTGCCACGACGCTCGACGAGTACCGCAAGCACCTGGAGAAGGACGCCGCGCTTGAGCGCCGCTTCCAGCCCATCCAGGTCGCGGAGCCGTCGCTGCCGCACACCATCGAGATCCTCAAGGGCCTGCGGGACCGCTACGAGGCGCACCACCGCGTGTCCATCACGGACGAGGCCCTGGTGCAGGCGGCGACGCTCGCCGACCGGTACATCTCGGACCGCTTCCTGCCGGACAAGGCGATCGACCTGATCGACGAGGCCGGTTCCCGGATGCGCATCCGCCGGATGACCGCGCCGCCGGACCTCCGCGAGTTCGACGAGAAGATCGCCGGAGTCCGTCGCGACAAGGAGTCCGCGATCGACTCGCAGGACTTCGAGAAGGCCGCCTCCCTGCGCGACAAGGAGAAGCAGCTCCTGGCCGCCAAGGCCAAGCGCGAGAAGGAGTGGAAGGCCGGCGACATGGACGTCGTGGCCGAGGTCGACGGCGAGCTGATCGCCGAGGTCCTCGCGACCGCCACCGGCATCCCGGTCTTCAAGCTGACCGAGGAGGAGTCCTCGCGTCTGCTGCGCATGGAGGACGAGCTCCACAAGCGGGTCATCGGCCAGGTCGACGCCGTCAAGGCGCTGTCGAAGGCGATCCGTCGTACGCGCGCCGGTCTGAAGGACCCGAAGCGTCCCGGTGGCTCGTTCATCTTCGCCGGCCCGTCCGGTGTCGGTAAGACCGAGCTGTCCAAGGCGCTCGCCGAGTTCCTCTTCGGTGACGAGGACGCGCTGATCTCCCTCGACATGTCGGAGTTCAGCGAGAAGCACACGGTCTCGCGTCTCTTCGGTTCGCCCCCCGGTTACGTGGGCTACGAGGAGGGCGGGCAGCTGACCGAGAAGGTCCGCCGCAAGCCGTTCTCGGTCGTCCTCTTCGACGAGGTCGAGAAGGCCCACCCGGACATCTTCAACTCGCTGCTGCAGATCCTGGAGGACGGTCGTCTGACCGACTCCCAGGGCCGGGTCGTGGACTTCAAGAACACGGTCATCATCATGACGACCAACCTCGGCACCCGGGACATCTCCAAGGGCTTCAACCTGGGCTTCGCGGCCTCGGGCGACAAGAAGACCAACTACGAGCGCATGAAGAACAAGGTCTCGGACGAGCTCAAGCAGCACTTCCGGCCCGAGTTCCTCAACCGCGTCGACGACGTGGTCGTCTTCCCGCAGCTCACCCAGGACGACATCCTCACGATCGTCGACCTGATGATCGGCAAGGTCGACGAGCGCCTGAAGGACCGGGACATGGGCATCGAGCTCTCCCAGTCCGCCAAGGAACTGCTGTCCAAGAAGGGTTACGACCCGGTGCTGGGCGCGCGTCCGCTGCGTCGCACGATCCAGCGCGAGGTCGAGGACACCCTGTCGGAGAAGATCCTCTTCGGTGAGCTGCGCCCCGGCCACATCGTGGTCGTGGACACCGAGGGCGAGGGTGAGGCCAAGACCTTCACCTTCCGTGGCGAGGAGAAGTCCGCACTGCCGGACGTCCCGCCGATCGAGCAGGCCGCCGGTGGGGCCGGTCCCAACCTGAGCAAGGAGGCGTGA